The following are encoded in a window of Primulina eburnea isolate SZY01 chromosome 4, ASM2296580v1, whole genome shotgun sequence genomic DNA:
- the LOC140830175 gene encoding uncharacterized protein, translating to MRLFQDSKNCVPLDSLVLSDAEKSESWLKDIEYLFSLMENTDNQKYKLALYQLKDRARDCWEATKMGLDEQGIEVSWTVFKTQFTEQFSPPSYYTEKENEFNSLRQRNMSVAEYASTFTAMLKYEPHVAANSKAKYNRFVNGLNNNIYTYVVSGLPTGFAEAVERAKNAEAGLKRGSASFVPPGSRSTTQQNLKAKGKKFKKSGSACSSFSGYRQQGESQITTYSGPYCNRSGGRHVSEQCIGVYGSCRECGEEGHYERVCPSKKNVQQPVRGGFHGGSSTSRGTVPAKSFQQSYGPPQQASGSRNFSNQPQARVFALTEDQAQEAPGSVIAGNCYVSGYPARVLFDTGASHSFIFESFITSHSLTSIVLPTSISVATPMGKIIMSTRMILDCVLNCEDNEMYLNLIVLPMQDFNFIVGMDTLKIYRATIDCFHGIVRFRPNSGTKWNFYGKGSRAKIPLISFLEMSRLLFQGNEGYLVYAIDTEKSESTLSEIPVVNEFRDIFPDEIPGFPPPREIEF from the coding sequence ATGAGATTGTTTCAAGATTCCAAAAATTGCGTCCCACTAGATTCTTTGGTACTGAGTGATGCTGAAAAATCTGAATCATGGCTTAAAGATATTGAGTACCTGTTCAGTTTAATGGAAAATACTGATAATCAAAAGTATAAGCTTGCATTATACCAACTGAAGGATCGTGCGAGAGATTGTTGGGAAGCCACCAAGATGGGACTTGATGAACAAGGAATCGAGGTAAGTTGGACTGTCTTCAAAACTCAATTCACTGAACAATTTTCTCCACCATCTTACTATACCGAAAAAGAGAATGAGTTCAACAGCCTGCGACAAAGGAATATGTCTGTAGCTGAATATGCCTCTACTTTTACTGCAATGCTAAAATACGAACCACATGTAGCAGCAAACTCAAAGGCAAAATATAATCGTTTCGTGAATGGACTAAACAACAACATTTATACTTATGTGGTGTCTGGACTACCTACTGGATTTGCGGAGGCAGTCGAAAGAGCAAAAAATGCAGAAGCTGGACTTAAGAGGGGAAGCGCTTCGTTTGTACCACCAGGAAGTAGATCAACCACCCAACAGAATTTGAAAGCTAAAGGAAAgaagtttaagaaatctggatCAGCTTGTTCTAGTTTTAGTGGTTACCGCCAGCAGGGTGAATCTCAAATAACTACTTATTCTGGTCCCTATTGTAACCGTTCTGGAGGTAGGCATGTTAGTGAACAATGTATTGGTGTTTATGGCTCTTGTCGGGAATGTGGTGAGGAAGGTCATTATGAAAGAGTTTGCCCATCCAAGAAGAATGTTCAACAACCTGTCCGAGGAGGATTTCATGGAGGATCTAGTACTAGTAGAGGTACTGTACCTGCtaaatcttttcagcagtcaTATGGACCACCGCAGCAAGCCTCGGGAAGTCGTAATTTTTCAAACCAACCCCAGGCTCGTGTTTTTGCACTCACAGAAGATcaagctcaggaagcaccaggaagtgtcatagcaggtaattgTTATGTATCTGGTTATCCTGCACGAGTATTatttgacactggtgcatcccATTCATTCATTTTTGAATCATTCATTACATCGCATTCTTTGACTTCTATTGTACTACCTACATCAATTTCTGTTGCTACTCCGATGGGTAAGATCATCATGTCTACTCGAATGATACTGGATTGCGTGTTGAATTGTGAAGATAATGAAATGTATTTGAACCTTATTGTTCTACCGATGCAAGATTTTAATTTTATCGTGGGAATGGATACACTGAAAATATACCGTGCCACCATTGATTGTTTCCATGGGATAGTCCGTTTTCGTCCTAACTCTGGGACAAAATGGAATTTCTATGGTAAGGGATCACGTGCCAAAATTCCACTGATATCATTCTTGGAAATGTCGCGTTTATTATTCCAAGGGAATGAAGGATACCTTGTGTATGCTATTGACACCGAAAAATCAGAATCAACATTGTCTGAAATCCCAGTGGTGAATGAATTTCGAGATATTTTTCCCGATGAAATACCTGGATTTCCTCCACCCAGAGAAATAGAATTCTAG